The region CCGAGGCCGCAGCACAGCCGGCAGCTCCCTATTTGCTGTATATGGCAGCAATTTCGGGTAGAATAAGAGGGTTGAGGCACGCCCAAGGAATTACGCCCATAACATAATATGTGGTATACTGGGGCCACTTCACGGCCTGAAACCCGGGCCGGACTCACCCCTTCCTCGGCACGGCTCTCCCGCCCGCCGAGCCCACAGACTGGAGCCCCATGACTGGAATTCATCCCGTTGACATCACCAGCGAAGTCAAGACCAACTTCATCAACTACGCCATGAACGTGATCGTGGACCGCGCGCTGCCTGACGTGCGCGACGGTCTTAAACCCGTGCAGCGGCGAATCATGTACGCCATGCTCCTTGAAGGCCTCTACAGCAACCAAAAGCACGCCAAGTCGGCGTCGGTTGTGGGTGAGGTTATGAAGAAGTACCACCCGCACGGGGACTCTTCTATTTATGACGCCATGGTCCGCCTGGCCCAGTGGTGGAACATGCGTTACCCGATGGTCCACCCCCAGGGCAACTTCGGGTCCATCGACGGCGACCCGCCCGCGGCCATGCGATATACCGAAGCGCGCATGACCAAGGTGGCCGAGGAACTGATCGCCGACCTTGAAAAAGAAACGGTGGACCTCAAGCCCAATTACGACGAAACCACCGAAGAACCCAGCGTGCTGCCGGCTGCCGTGCCGAACCTGCTGATCAACGGCGCTACCGGGATTGCGGTGGGCATGGCCACGAACATTCCGCCGCACAACCTCACGGAGATCTGCAACGGTCTGCTGGCCATGATCGACGACCCGAACCTGACGCTCGACGGGTTGATGGAGCACGTCACGGGTCCCGACTTCCCCACTGGGGGCCGCATCACTAAAACCGGGATTCGTGAAGCCTACGCCACTGGACACTCCGGCCTGAAGGTGCGGGGTAAGGCCCGCATCGAAGAGAAGAACGGGCGCAACCAGATCATCATCAGCGAGATCCCGTATCAGGTGAACAAGACCAACCTGATCCAGACCATCAGTGCGATGTATAAGGCGGGCAAAATTCCAGATATCAGCGCTCTGCGTGACGAGTCCGACCGCAAGGACCCGGTGCGGATCGTGGTCGAGCTCAAGCGCGGCGCGATTCCCACGCTGGTGCTGAACCAGCTGTACAAGTACACCCAGCTGCAGACCACCTACACGGTGATCAACCTCAGCATCGTGGGCGGCGAACCACGGGTGTTGCCGTTGCTGAACACCATGCAGTATTTCCTGGATCACCGTGCAGATGTGGTGACCCGGCGTACACGTTATGACCTGCGTAAGGCCGAGGAACGCGCCCACGTCCTGGAAGGTCTGCTCAAGGCGCTTGATCATATCGACGAAGTCATCAGCCTGATCCGTGGGAGCAACACCGGGGCCGAGGCGCGTGACGCCCTGATGGTCCGCTTCGGGCTGACCGAGATTCAGTCCCAGGCCATCCTGGACATGCGTCTGCAGCGCCTCGTTGGGCTGGAGCGCGAGAAGCTCCAGGCCGAATTCGACGAGTTGCAGAAAACCATCGAGTACCTGCGTTCGATTCTGGGCGACGAGAAGCTGCTGTGGCGCGAAATCAAGAAGGAAATCCGTGCCATCCGCGACAACTACGGTGACGAGCGCCGCAGCACCATCACGGAACTCGAAGAGGACATCGGGAAAGAAGACCTAATTGCCGTCGAGGACATGGTCATCACCATGACCAAGGCCGGTTACCTCAAGCGCACCAAGCTGGACGCCTACCGTGCCCAGGGCCGTGGAGGACGCGGCTCCAGCGGTGGCAAGCTGCGCGAAGAGGACGTGAACACCCGGGTGTTCGTAGGCTCAACCCACGACTACCTGCTGTTCTTTACGGACCAGGGCCGCGTGTTCCACGAGAAAATCTATGATCTGCCTGAAGCCGGCCGTGACGCCAAAGGCACGCACATCCGCAACCTGCTGCCCAGCCTGCGTGAGGACGAGAACATCGCCAGCGTGCTGAGTGTGGGAGGCTTTGATGAGCCCGGCTGCTTCATCTTTGCCACCCGCAAGGGCGTGGTGAAAAAGACGCTGATTACCGAGTACGGCAACATCACATCTGCGGGCCTGATCGCCATCAACCTGCAGCCCGGTGACGAGCTGATCGGAGTTGGCATTGTCAACGACATTGATCACGTGGTCCTGGCCACCCGCAACGGTAAGGCCATGCGCTTCGAAAGCGATGAGGTGCGCGCCACCGGCCGTGCCACTCAGGGCGTCATCGGCATCCGCCTGCGCGAAGGCGAGGATGACGCGGTCGTCAGCATGGCACTGGTTCCCGGCGGCGACGAAGCCAGCGAGCTGCTGGCCGTCAGTGAATGCGGCCTGGGCAAACGCACCCCGGTGGGCGACTACCCGGCCAAAGGGCGCGGCGGTATGGGAGTCATCACGCTGGACGTGACGGAAAAGACTGGCAAGCTGGTCACCCTGGCCCGCGTTGCGGGCAACGAGGAACTGATGGTCCTGACGGAGAAAGGGACTGTGATCCGCACCCGCGTCGAAGAGGTCCGGGTCA is a window of Deinococcus deserti VCD115 DNA encoding:
- the gyrA gene encoding DNA gyrase subunit A, with translation MTGIHPVDITSEVKTNFINYAMNVIVDRALPDVRDGLKPVQRRIMYAMLLEGLYSNQKHAKSASVVGEVMKKYHPHGDSSIYDAMVRLAQWWNMRYPMVHPQGNFGSIDGDPPAAMRYTEARMTKVAEELIADLEKETVDLKPNYDETTEEPSVLPAAVPNLLINGATGIAVGMATNIPPHNLTEICNGLLAMIDDPNLTLDGLMEHVTGPDFPTGGRITKTGIREAYATGHSGLKVRGKARIEEKNGRNQIIISEIPYQVNKTNLIQTISAMYKAGKIPDISALRDESDRKDPVRIVVELKRGAIPTLVLNQLYKYTQLQTTYTVINLSIVGGEPRVLPLLNTMQYFLDHRADVVTRRTRYDLRKAEERAHVLEGLLKALDHIDEVISLIRGSNTGAEARDALMVRFGLTEIQSQAILDMRLQRLVGLEREKLQAEFDELQKTIEYLRSILGDEKLLWREIKKEIRAIRDNYGDERRSTITELEEDIGKEDLIAVEDMVITMTKAGYLKRTKLDAYRAQGRGGRGSSGGKLREEDVNTRVFVGSTHDYLLFFTDQGRVFHEKIYDLPEAGRDAKGTHIRNLLPSLREDENIASVLSVGGFDEPGCFIFATRKGVVKKTLITEYGNITSAGLIAINLQPGDELIGVGIVNDIDHVVLATRNGKAMRFESDEVRATGRATQGVIGIRLREGEDDAVVSMALVPGGDEASELLAVSECGLGKRTPVGDYPAKGRGGMGVITLDVTEKTGKLVTLARVAGNEELMVLTEKGTVIRTRVEEVRVTGRNAQGVKVINIAERDSVISAFPIRREDEL